The nucleotide window CTGCCCCTGTTCCAGTCTGCTGGTATCCAAGAGGTCGTTGATCAGACGGGTAAGTTTGTCGAGGGTGCCGACAGATTGGTCCAGCAGTCTGTTCCTGGTCTCGTTCGTCAACCTGTCGCTTGACCTTTGGAGGAGTTGCAATGTTGCCTTGAGAGATGTTACAGGCGTCTTTAATTCGTGACTTGCGATACTAATGAAGTCATCCTTGCCTTGGGAGATCATCCTTCTGGCGGTCACGTCCATAAATGTACCGATGCCCCCGGACAGATTTCCATCATCATCGAAAAGAGGTGCTGCGTTGATCGATATATACATCCTATCCCTGCCAGGTGGTTGCACGCCTATCTCGCGGTCGAAGACTGGCTTTTGGGTTGTCATCATTATAGACATCGGGTGTTCCTCGGAAGGAAGTGGTGAGCCATCCAATCGAAGGTTCTGCCATTGAGGATCATCGTATGTCCTGTCCTTTATCCTACTCTCGCTGAGGCCAAGTATTTGCTGTGCCATAGGGTTTGCATAGACCAGGTTCCCCTCTGCATCCGTTACGCCGACACCCTCTGCCATCGTTTCAAGGATACTGCGCAGACGCTGTTCACTGTTCCGGATGGTCTTTTCCAACTCGCTTTTTTCTATAATGGTCTCTTCTTTTTCCTGGATCGCCAAGACCTGGGATGTGACCTCCACTGCAATATCGATGACCCCTACCACTTTTCCGTCTTCAATGTAGGGAGTATAGCTGAAGTTGAAAAATCCTTTTTCCAGATTTCCGTTGCGATTGAGCGTAACCGGGTTGGAAAGATCAGAGTTGAATTTTCCCTTCTCATAGGTCTCGATGAGCAGATCAGCAGCATTTTGTCCCCTTAGTTCAGGGATCTCCTCGAACAGAGGCTTACCAATTACGCTCTCATCCTTGCCGAGAAGTTCCAGCATCGATGAATTGATCATACTAATAATAAAATCATCGCCTTTGACCAACAACATCGCTACAGGCGACTGCGAAACGATATTGCTGAAGCTAACCTCCCTGTCGTACAATTTTCCATTGAGCCGGGTTATGGTGTCATTAAGTTCCTTTAATTCCGTGTTGCGTGATTCAAGATCTTTATTCGAGCTGGTCAGGCCTCTAATATCGCCTTTGAATCCACTATTTTCAGAATTTAATTGTGCATTGTCCTTATTAAGCTGCTCATTGAGAAGGTCTATCTTTTGATTCGCCGTCTCTAAATAATCATTGGTGGCTGAATACTCTTCGTTGAGCGCTCCCAGTTCTTCATTGGCACTTTGGATCTCCTCATTGAGTGCCGTCAGCTCCTCGGAGTATTCTTGCGCTCTTTTTTCACTGGCCTCCAGGGCTTTTCTGGAATTGACATTCTCTGTCACATCCACAGTAGTTGCCATCACCGCATCAACATTTCCTTCATTATTTAGTAAAGCGTGGAAATTGATATCAATGTATTTGTCAATGATCTGTCCGTCAAGATATGATCTGAATGATACGGACTCAAAATTAACCGTCTTTCCAGAATCAAATACCTGATCGAGCTGATCTGAAAATACCTGTCCCTTTAAAAGTGGGAAGACCTCCAACAGTGGTCTGCCTTGAGCGCTGTCCTCACTTTCTCCCCATATCTCCAACATCTCGGGATTGGCGGTCTCAACGATCATATCAGCACCTCTCAGGAGTGATAATCCTATAGGGGTTGTCCTGAGCACCTCATGCATCCTGCTCTCTGTCATTTCCAGTTTTTGGAAAGTTTTTGTCAGAAGAGAATTTGTCTCGTTCAATTCTTCATTCGTTGCCCTGTACTCTTCATTTGCGGCCGCAAGCTCCTCATTGATCTTTTGTTCAAGTGCTTCCTTTTCACGGATAAGTTCCCAGGCCTTTACCTTTTCAGTCACGTCGGTCGCAGTGTGGAGAATGCAATATATCTTACCATCTGCGTCAATGATGGGTCTGTAGATGAAATCAAAATAGGAGGTGACCATTTCCCCATCGATCTCCAAGGTTGCCTGAGTGTTTGTGGCCTCATAGACCTTTCCTGTTGTCCAAACATCCTTGAGAAGCTGTGTAAATGGCTGGCCTTTCATCTCAGGCAGTGCATCCTCAAATCTCCATCCCTTGATCGAGTCATCTTTGCCCCATATCTTGAGCATTGCATCGTTGACAAATTGGATATTCAGGTCAGGTCCGGTATAGATGGCTGTAGCATCACTGGATTGTTTAAGGATCCCGAAGATGGCCTCAGTACCTAATGCCGAAAAGTAATTGATCATATTGTAAAAGCTGATTAAATGTGATCATCCGCTCATAGGAAAGAGAAATACTGACAGCCAGCTTAATATTTACTATAGCAACAGATCTAGAGTATATTGTTGTTGGAGTTTAAAAAACTAAATTATTTTAAAATAACCGGAATGATCTACAGGACATATCTATTGA belongs to Chryseobacterium sp. KACC 21268 and includes:
- a CDS encoding PAS domain-containing protein, with the protein product MINYFSALGTEAIFGILKQSSDATAIYTGPDLNIQFVNDAMLKIWGKDDSIKGWRFEDALPEMKGQPFTQLLKDVWTTGKVYEATNTQATLEIDGEMVTSYFDFIYRPIIDADGKIYCILHTATDVTEKVKAWELIREKEALEQKINEELAAANEEYRATNEELNETNSLLTKTFQKLEMTESRMHEVLRTTPIGLSLLRGADMIVETANPEMLEIWGESEDSAQGRPLLEVFPLLKGQVFSDQLDQVFDSGKTVNFESVSFRSYLDGQIIDKYIDINFHALLNNEGNVDAVMATTVDVTENVNSRKALEASEKRAQEYSEELTALNEEIQSANEELGALNEEYSATNDYLETANQKIDLLNEQLNKDNAQLNSENSGFKGDIRGLTSSNKDLESRNTELKELNDTITRLNGKLYDREVSFSNIVSQSPVAMLLVKGDDFIISMINSSMLELLGKDESVIGKPLFEEIPELRGQNAADLLIETYEKGKFNSDLSNPVTLNRNGNLEKGFFNFSYTPYIEDGKVVGVIDIAVEVTSQVLAIQEKEETIIEKSELEKTIRNSEQRLRSILETMAEGVGVTDAEGNLVYANPMAQQILGLSESRIKDRTYDDPQWQNLRLDGSPLPSEEHPMSIMMTTQKPVFDREIGVQPPGRDRMYISINAAPLFDDDGNLSGGIGTFMDVTARRMISQGKDDFISIASHELKTPVTSLKATLQLLQRSSDRLTNETRNRLLDQSVGTLDKLTRLINDLLDTSRLEQGQLKIEKSTFSVAELFDDCCSSLTHPSGKRIIFEGDTGQIVEADNMQIGQVMVNFITNAIKYAPDSDIRIEAKKTDGNEMMISVHDSGPGIPKDKLTHLFDRYYRTNYQGQKFTGLGLGLYISSDIIKNHGGKIGVDSELGIGTAFWFTLPL